From Ananas comosus cultivar F153 linkage group 2, ASM154086v1, whole genome shotgun sequence:
CCCTCCCTCCGTCGTCTTCCACCACCCCGAATACTCCCCCGACACATTCTCCGCCCGCTCGACCGCGCCTTACGTCGCCGCAATCCTCAAGCTCTCCAAAGGCCAGATCGCGCTCCTCAAGAGCCGCGCCAGCGGCGGTGGTAGCGGCTACGCCGTGTCGACGTTCCGCGCGGTCACCGCCCACGTGTGGCGGTGCTTGTGCGTCACCCGGAAGCTCGCCCCGGACGCGCAGACGCGACTCTACCTGCCTGCTCAAATTCGCAACCACGTAAAACCCCCACTCCCGCAGCACTACTTTGGCAACGCGTTGATCCGCGTATCGGCGGTCACGACGGTCACAGAACTTGTGAACGGCTCTCCGTCATTCGCGGTCGAAAAGATCAAGAGTGCCGTCGATAAGGTAAACGATGTTTACGTGAGGTCGGTCATCGACTACTTGGAGCTGCAAGGCAAAAGATGCATGTCGGCGAGGAACGGAGTTAGGGATACGGATCTGTGGGCGATCAGCTGGCTCGGGATGCCGATGTACGACGCCGACTTCGGGTGGGGGCTCCCGCAGTTCATGGCGCGGGCGCAGCTCTACTCCAGCGGCTTCTTGTACGTGACGAGCAGCCCCGGGAAGGACGGCGGAGTGACGGCAGTGCTCGGATTGGAGACCGAAAACATGCACCGGTTCAAGGACTTGTTCTACGAGGAACTTTCATGCTTgcagtgttaaaaaaaaaaaaaaaaagagaaaaaaaaaaaggttacaaCATTGCTGTGCTAGTTCCAATTTGGGCTTGTTTCGATGTCAGAACAAGTTATTTATCTGGTGATAGCTTGTGTGTTACTTACGAGTTTAATTTCGAGCTTACTATGTATCAAAAGTTTAAGAATACTACATTTTCAATTGTTACTGATTAAACCGAACCGATCGAAATGACAATTTGGTTTAAACTGAATAATGCTCGTTGTTTCCTACGATTGCGGGCTTAGGAAGGGTCCAATCTCTACTTGCTTGGGCTCGATTAAATTACGCGTTGGGCCGAATGATGCTCCGCAAAATAATGCAGCCCATTTTAGTTGGAACAAGTATTATTAGATTTTACGCGCaaatataaaaaagagtaaTACTATTTGTACACTTACTAGTGCGGTACGAATTTTGTACTCTACTTATCCAAATGCTAGTTGTACACCTACtaatatacttgttgtacaTCCCATACAAGAGAGTACAGATTACACGTACCCTTGAGTCCaaagaaaaaaatccaaattaattttagtaaataataataataatactaagaCTAGTTAGTAGATTTTAATCATATGAATACTAGGTTGTACATCTTACACTACCATAGATGTACAGGTAACATTGCTCagatttaaaaactttttt
This genomic window contains:
- the LOC109704833 gene encoding putrescine hydroxycinnamoyltransferase 1-like; amino-acid sequence: MVEILESCLVAPSEETPKHGLWLSNLDLAAAPGHTPTVYFYRPSGDHNFFSVEAVKAALSKALVPFYPLAGRLGVGRDGRVEIDCNAEGALFVAARCDYTVDSFREFEPSPETRRLFVPTADSADPPLVMLQVTFLKCGGVAFGTAMHHFATDGPSAFHFIQTWASLARGEAADALPPPFLDRTLLRPRSPPSVVFHHPEYSPDTFSARSTAPYVAAILKLSKGQIALLKSRASGGGSGYAVSTFRAVTAHVWRCLCVTRKLAPDAQTRLYLPAQIRNHVKPPLPQHYFGNALIRVSAVTTVTELVNGSPSFAVEKIKSAVDKVNDVYVRSVIDYLELQGKRCMSARNGVRDTDLWAISWLGMPMYDADFGWGLPQFMARAQLYSSGFLYVTSSPGKDGGVTAVLGLETENMHRFKDLFYEELSCLQC